TCCTAAATAGTTGGGTAAAGTGTGAACTAAGTTTTCCTGAGTTAATAACACCGATACGGCAGAATCTTCTAACATATAAGCTAGACGTTCTGATGGATAGTTCGGATCTAAAGGAATATAAGCTGCACCCGCTTTAAGAATGCCTAAAAGTCCGATGATCATCAAAACAGAACGCTCGATACAGATTCCTACTAAGTCCTCGTTTTTAACGCCTAAGTTTTGCAAATAATAAGCGAGTTGATTGGCTTTTTGATTTAACTGTTCATAGGTCAAAGATTTTTCTCCATCGATGACTGCTATAGCATCTGGTGTTTGTTCTACCCACGCTTCAAATAACTGATGAATACAGTAATGATCAGGATAAGATGTTTGAGTTTGATTCCATTCTACTAATAATTGTTGTTCTTCCGATTCAGTCAGTAACGGTAATTCCCCGATGGTTTGCTGAGGATTGGCTACAATCCCCTTTAATAAAGTTTGGAAATGACCGACCATGCGGTTAATTCTTTCAGGAGTAAATAGGTCGCTATCATATTCCCAAAAACCTTCTAAATAAGCTCCTTTTTCGGTTTCGATTTCCTCTAAAACTAAGCTGAGATCAAATTTAATTCTCTGGTTTTCAACGGCTAGATATTGAGCTTTTAAATTGGGTAATTCTAAAGCATTGAGGGGGGCATTTTGCATCGCAAACATTACCTGAAATAAGGGATTATAACTTAAACTTCGTTCTATTTCTAACCCATCAACCACTTGCTCAAAGGGGACATCTTGATTAGCATACGCTTCTAAAACAACATTGCGAGCTTGCTGTAATAATCCCGAAAAAGTCGGATTTCCTTCTAGGGAATTCCGCAGCACTAAAGTATTGACAAAAAAACCAATCAAAGGTTCAATTTCTTGTCGGTTTCGGTTGGCGGTAGGTGTCCCGATTAAAATATCATCCTGACCACTATAACGAAAGAGTAAAGTGTTTAAAGCAGCCAGTAAGGTCATAAATAAAGTCACCCCCGACTTTTGGCTCAAAAGTTTCAGTTTTTCTGTGAGTTCTGAGTCAATTTGAAACGAGATACTATGACCTCGAAAATTGGGAGTAGCTGGACGGGGTTTATCGGTTGGAAGTTCTAATAAAGGAGGAGCAGCCGTTAATTGTTTTTTCCAATAATTTAACTGATTTTCTAAGATTTTACCCTGTAACCATTGTCTTTGCCATACCGCAAAATCCGCATATTGTATGGCTAATTCGGGTAAATCTACGGTTGAATTGGATAAAAGTGCTTGATAAAATTTAGATAATTCTTTAAATAAAATGCCCTTTGACCAACCATCGATAATAATATGATGGAAAACGTTGACTAAAATATAATTTTCATATCCCAGATCAAACAGAGTACATCGTAATAGGGGAGATTGGGTTAAATCAAAGGGTTTTTGTAGTTCTTCAATAATCTGTTTATCAATTTGCTCTTGGGGTATATCTTTTAAATTAACAACTAATAATTTAATCTTCAGCGATGGAGCAATTTTTTGAATAGGTTTTCCTTCAACCACTGGAAAGGTTGTCCGTAAGCTCTCATGGCGTTGAATAATAGCATTAATCGTTTGCTCTAAAATATCAATGTTTAAGCGTCCCGTTAAACGGATGGTTAAAGCTTCATTATAAGCTGGATTTTGCCGATCCATCTGATAGAGAAACCACATTCTCTGTTGAGCAAAAGATAGGGGTAAATCTTCAGTTCGGGCAACGGGATCAATAACCGATTCAACTGGTTTAGATGGTGTTGTTGCACTTCTTAAAAAAGTGAGAATTTCTGGTTTTCTTGTCCCGATTTCTTGCTTAATTTCTGGTGTCATTACTCCTTGGGGAGCTTGATATTTTAACTTTTCTTCCTCAAGCCAAAGCTTGATGTCTAAACTATTTAAGTAAGATAAAAATTCTGCGACTTTCATCAATAGTATCCTTTTCCTTAATTAATGTTCTGGTATTTTTGGAATGGGGGTGATGTTTGGCTGGGTTCAGTAGCCCTAACTTGAGCTACTGTTAGAAATCCAATCAACTTGATTCGTCTATTTTTATCGGTTGATTGCCTCTAAATATTGTTTTTTAATGCTGTGTAAATTACGAGGTTCGTTCTTAGGAGAAAACAGCCCATCAGTTTCCCATTTACTGGCATCCAAACTAATTGCCCAAGCATTTAACCAGGGGTGTTCGTTAATTTTAGGTAACAGTTCGGGTCTGGTATCCTCTAAGGCAATTTGAAAAATGACTTGAGCAAATTCTTCTAATAATTTTAAGCTGGCTCGATAAGCTTCTATGATTTCAGCTTCGGTTTTATTAGATTGTAAATTCCGGGTTCGCAGTTCATTCACAAAGGGGATTGCTAAGTAATCAATAAATTCAAAGCTAACCCGACCCAGGGATTGATTTGCCCAATCTCGGAATAGTTGTTGTATTCGATAGGAAAGAGGGAAAAATTCTGCATTAATCTGTTGAACTTTCATCTTAAGTTCCGGGTCAAGGAAGATGGAATTAAACATCATTAAGCAACCAAATGTCCATCCAGCTAACGTATCCCAGATCATTTTTGTTGCCATCACTATCCCATTTCCCATACAGTTGTAGGAATTTTGGATATTAAAGGTTAACCCATCGTGATAGGTTAAATAAAAGTGATTGGCATCGTCAACTCTTTCGGGAGTTAGTTGACCTTTAAGGTCAAGTTCAATCATTTGGGTGGTTAAAGAATTGCCAAAACCAATACTATCTGAACCAGGGGAATAAAAAGGATCGGGAAATAAACCGGCTTCACCAACACAAGTCCAACGATCAAAGGAAAAGACTTGTTTGGAGGAGTAACTATATTTCGGCATCTTTCTAAAGTCTTCAGGGGATTTACCTTCTAAATGAGCCGCTAAAACGGGTTCATTTTCCCTTAACCACTCAAAGGCTAATTCATAGTTATGATAATTTTTTAACGGGTGAATATCTTGACGAGTCACAATGCCAATACTGGTATAACCTGTGGATAAAGGAATTAACCAAACCCAGTATCCTTCACCGCATAAATGATTTGTAGAATAATAACGGTTGTTATTAGGAACACGCCGATGCCATTTTTCTTCACTGGCTGGCACAAAATTGCTGACATCAAAACGACACTCAACTCGGAACCAAACCGCACTGTAATTATTATGATTAGGTTTCGCTAAACCGAGTTTCTTCTGTATAAATCGACGGCGACCCATCGCATCGACAACCCATCGGGATTTAATACAATGAGTTTTTTGATTCGCTCCACTACCTTGAGTATAAATAATTTTATGCTGTTGCTGTAGCCCTTCAGCAAATTCGATGTCTTGAACTGAACAACTTTCCTTAAGATCAATTCCGGCTTCAATATTAAATTGGCGTAAATCATTTTCTAATTTACCCCGATCAATTTGATAAGATTTAGGATCATGAAACTCTGATAATCCCAGTTCAGGTCTTTTATGAAATTCAGTTTCTTGAGATTTGAAAAAATAACGTAATCCCAGTTTAGATAAATGTTGATTGTTAAAATAATCGGTTAACTGCAGCGTATTTGCTAAATAAAAAGCACCAACTTCAACGGTTGATTCCCCCACTTTAAAACCAGCTTCGGGTAAAGGACGAGCCATTTTATCAAGAACAACAACGGAAAGATTAGGTTGTTTAAGTTTTAACTGTCTCGCTAAGGTTAAACCCGCTAATCCACCGCCACAAATTGCCACATCATAGTCTGTTTCCGAACTAAAATTGTCAGCTTGTTCACGCAATAAGACGATGAGTTCTTCTTTATGCTCTTTCAATTGTTCGAGTAAATCGGGAGTCATAACACCTTGGGGAGAACGATAGCGCAGCTTATCTCCTTCCATCCAAATTGTCACACCTAAATGATTCAGATGCGATAAAAATTCAACTGTTTTCATAAATTTAAGTCCCTCAAAGACTAAACACTATAGACCCAACAACAATTATCAATGGCGAGGAGTGAGTGATTATTGTTAAAGTCAGTTGCTATGGGAGCAACCGCTTACATACTCCACAAAAAGACTGTTTTAAACCGAGACTATTTATAGCATATTCTGGATGATAAATTTTAGTGATGGATACAATTTTTTACATTTTTTCCCAAAAGGCTTCTGAAAAGCTTAAATTTTAGTTAACCTATTTTCATAATTCTCCTTCTTCATAATTTTCTGCGGCTGTTGTCATAACTTTACCACTTTTGCATACACTTTGAGTATTTTTGGATACATTAAGCACCTCAATCGTTTGAGTTAAACTGGCAACGGTTGGGTATTCTAATAAACTGTGCAACGACAATTCTACCGAGAAAATATCGCGTAAACGAGAGATGACTTGACTCGCCAGCAAAGAATGTCCTCCTAGTTCAAAGAAATTGTCATGAATTCCAATTTGAGATAGATTTAACACCTTTTGCCAAATCTTAGCAACTTGATGTTCAGCTTCCGTTCTGGGTGCTACCAATTCGTTATTTTCTTTACCTTGCAGTTCCTTGAGTAATTGCCGCTTATCAAT
This portion of the Microcystis aeruginosa NIES-2549 genome encodes:
- a CDS encoding FAD-dependent monooxygenase, which codes for MKTVEFLSHLNHLGVTIWMEGDKLRYRSPQGVMTPDLLEQLKEHKEELIVLLREQADNFSSETDYDVAICGGGLAGLTLARQLKLKQPNLSVVVLDKMARPLPEAGFKVGESTVEVGAFYLANTLQLTDYFNNQHLSKLGLRYFFKSQETEFHKRPELGLSEFHDPKSYQIDRGKLENDLRQFNIEAGIDLKESCSVQDIEFAEGLQQQHKIIYTQGSGANQKTHCIKSRWVVDAMGRRRFIQKKLGLAKPNHNNYSAVWFRVECRFDVSNFVPASEEKWHRRVPNNNRYYSTNHLCGEGYWVWLIPLSTGYTSIGIVTRQDIHPLKNYHNYELAFEWLRENEPVLAAHLEGKSPEDFRKMPKYSYSSKQVFSFDRWTCVGEAGLFPDPFYSPGSDSIGFGNSLTTQMIELDLKGQLTPERVDDANHFYLTYHDGLTFNIQNSYNCMGNGIVMATKMIWDTLAGWTFGCLMMFNSIFLDPELKMKVQQINAEFFPLSYRIQQLFRDWANQSLGRVSFEFIDYLAIPFVNELRTRNLQSNKTEAEIIEAYRASLKLLEEFAQVIFQIALEDTRPELLPKINEHPWLNAWAISLDASKWETDGLFSPKNEPRNLHSIKKQYLEAINR